A part of Candidatus Moraniibacteriota bacterium genomic DNA contains:
- the rplP gene encoding 50S ribosomal protein L16 — protein MLMPKKVKHRKIHRGGKVEGISYVGNQVSFGTYGLKSTEAGLISARQIESARRAMTRYIQRGGKVWIRIFPDKPMTKKGDETPMGKGKGAVDHFVAKVLAGRVLFEIDGVSREVAEKAMKLAAYKLSVKTKFVVSE, from the coding sequence ATGTTGATGCCGAAAAAAGTCAAACACCGGAAGATTCATCGCGGCGGAAAGGTCGAGGGAATTTCGTATGTTGGCAATCAGGTAAGCTTCGGAACCTATGGGTTGAAGTCGACGGAAGCGGGGCTTATATCTGCTCGCCAGATTGAGTCTGCACGCCGCGCGATGACACGCTATATTCAGCGTGGCGGCAAGGTGTGGATCCGGATTTTCCCTGACAAGCCGATGACGAAGAAGGGTGATGAGACGCCTATGGGAAAGGGAAAAGGAGCGGTAGACCATTTTGTTGCCAAAGTACTTGCTGGACGAGTCCTCTTTGAAATAGATGGCGTGTCTCGTGAAGTAGCTGAAAAGGCGATGAAGCTTGCTGCCTATAAGCTCTCTGTAAAAACGAAATTTGTTGTCTCTGAATAA
- the rplB gene encoding 50S ribosomal protein L2, whose protein sequence is MAIHVYRKNTAGRRNMSMVKPENVSRGTVRPEKSLTTSLTKKSGRSHGKISVRHKGGGHKRRYRLVDFAQVAQQGVSATVVSIEKDPNRSALIALLHYENGAKAYILAAAGVVIGQKLLAGPEAPVAVGNSLPLKNIPASTTISNIELFPGKGGQMVRSAGSSASLMSIDSGMARIRLSSGEIRLVNAECYATVGGVSNFEHSAEKIGKAGRNRWKGKRPAVRGSAMNPVDHPHGGGEGRQGIGLKHPKTPWGKPALGKKTRRKRRLSDQYIVKRRAKKR, encoded by the coding sequence ATGGCCATTCATGTTTACAGAAAAAATACGGCAGGACGACGGAATATGTCCATGGTGAAGCCCGAGAACGTAAGTCGCGGGACAGTTCGTCCCGAGAAGTCTCTGACGACTTCGCTTACAAAGAAGTCGGGGCGTTCACACGGAAAGATTTCGGTTCGTCACAAGGGAGGCGGACACAAGCGACGCTATCGATTGGTTGATTTTGCCCAGGTAGCACAGCAGGGTGTCTCAGCAACGGTTGTTTCGATTGAGAAAGATCCGAATCGCTCTGCTCTTATCGCGCTTCTTCACTACGAGAATGGTGCCAAAGCGTATATTTTGGCAGCAGCTGGTGTTGTCATTGGGCAGAAATTGCTTGCTGGACCGGAGGCTCCGGTTGCAGTAGGAAACAGTCTTCCACTCAAAAATATTCCTGCCAGTACTACGATTTCAAATATCGAGCTTTTCCCTGGAAAAGGCGGGCAAATGGTGCGTAGTGCCGGATCAAGCGCTTCTCTTATGTCGATAGATAGTGGTATGGCACGGATTCGACTTTCTTCTGGGGAAATACGTTTGGTGAATGCTGAATGTTATGCTACCGTGGGCGGAGTGAGCAATTTTGAGCATAGTGCTGAGAAAATTGGAAAGGCCGGGAGGAATCGCTGGAAGGGAAAGCGTCCGGCTGTTCGAGGCTCGGCGATGAATCCGGTTGACCATCCACATGGTGGAGGTGAGGGTCGCCAGGGTATTGGTCTCAAGCATCCGAAGACGCCATGGGGTAAGCCAGCACTTGGTAAGAAGACTCGTCGAAAGCGGAGGCTGAGTGATCAGTATATCGTGAAGCGTCGAGCAAAGAAGCGATAA
- the rplW gene encoding 50S ribosomal protein L23, whose protein sequence is MTTDKNKKSMPSALASKVLLRPRMTEKAHFAISLGKYVFQVTPSATKQSVKQSVENIYGVSVTAVNIVSTPRKRRVFGRSVGWKSAIKKAVVTLKKGESIDLFKGV, encoded by the coding sequence ATGACCACGGACAAGAACAAAAAATCCATGCCGAGTGCCCTTGCTTCCAAAGTGTTGCTCCGTCCTCGTATGACTGAAAAGGCGCATTTTGCGATTTCTTTGGGGAAATATGTTTTCCAAGTGACGCCATCGGCGACGAAGCAGTCGGTAAAGCAGTCTGTTGAGAATATTTATGGTGTTTCGGTGACAGCGGTGAATATTGTGAGTACGCCAAGGAAGCGCCGGGTATTCGGTCGATCTGTTGGCTGGAAATCTGCCATTAAGAAAGCAGTTGTGACCCTCAAAAAGGGAGAAAGTATCGATTTATTCAAAGGGGTATAG
- the recA gene encoding recombinase RecA has protein sequence MFKGKEKVEKAAKTVEKAGKKDLNAVMEEIREKFGDGMIMKLGDVKKVDVQAIPTGSVSLDLALGIGGVPRGRIVEIYGPESSGKTTLTLHIVANAQKAGGSAAFVDAEHALDPEYAKRIGVNVDELLISQPDTGEQALDIVETLVRSNAVDIIVVDSVAALVPKAEIEGEMGDQHVGRQARLMSQALRKLTAIISRSNTIVVFINQIRMKIGVMFGNPETTTGGQALKFYSSVRIEVRRAAQIKKGEEIVGNRVNVKIVKNKVAPPFRKAEFDIMYNEGISREGDLLDTGLLYEVVKKSGNSFLFGEEKLGVGREAARNFLKEHADIAEKIEMAITEKAKDDSKV, from the coding sequence ATGTTTAAAGGAAAAGAAAAAGTGGAGAAGGCAGCGAAAACCGTCGAAAAAGCGGGTAAGAAGGATTTGAATGCGGTCATGGAGGAGATTCGTGAGAAGTTCGGTGATGGGATGATTATGAAGCTAGGCGATGTGAAGAAGGTGGATGTTCAGGCGATTCCGACTGGCTCTGTGTCGCTCGATTTGGCACTTGGTATTGGCGGTGTGCCACGGGGGCGCATTGTCGAAATCTACGGACCAGAGTCGTCCGGAAAGACAACGCTCACGCTTCATATTGTCGCAAATGCCCAGAAGGCGGGCGGTTCAGCAGCCTTTGTGGATGCTGAGCATGCGCTTGACCCGGAATATGCCAAGCGGATCGGGGTGAATGTCGATGAACTGCTTATTTCTCAGCCGGATACAGGTGAGCAGGCGCTTGATATTGTTGAGACGCTTGTACGGTCGAATGCGGTTGATATTATTGTCGTCGACTCAGTGGCAGCGTTGGTGCCTAAAGCGGAAATCGAGGGCGAGATGGGAGATCAACATGTTGGTCGCCAAGCGCGACTTATGTCTCAGGCGCTTCGGAAATTGACGGCGATTATCTCTCGTTCCAATACGATTGTCGTGTTTATCAATCAGATTCGCATGAAAATCGGCGTCATGTTTGGGAATCCGGAGACGACGACTGGCGGGCAAGCGCTCAAATTTTATTCATCTGTTCGTATCGAGGTGCGCCGCGCGGCACAGATCAAGAAGGGTGAAGAAATCGTTGGCAATCGCGTGAATGTGAAAATCGTCAAGAACAAAGTAGCACCGCCGTTTCGCAAGGCGGAATTCGATATCATGTACAATGAAGGCATCTCTCGAGAGGGCGATCTTCTCGATACGGGACTGCTTTACGAGGTTGTCAAGAAGAGTGGGAATTCCTTTCTTTTTGGTGAAGAAAAGCTCGGCGTCGGTCGTGAGGCCGCTCGGAATTTCCTCAAAGAGCATGCCGATATTGCTGAGAAAATAGAAATGGCAATAACTGAAAAAGCTAAGGATGACAGCAAGGTATAG
- the tuf gene encoding elongation factor Tu, whose amino-acid sequence MAEQFKRDKPHVNVGTIGHVDHGKTTLTAALLHVLSLKGFAKEKNVNEIDNAPEEKARGITIATSHCEYESEARHYAHVDCPGHADYIKNMITGAAQMDGAILVVSATDGPMPQTREHILLARYVNVPAIVVFLNKVDMVDDPELVDLVEAEVRELLSKYEFDGDNAIVVRGSALKALESKSVDDADAKPILDLVAALDSKIPAPTRDMDKALLMPIEDIFSIEGRGTVVTGRIERGSVKINEEVEIVGIRPTVKTVVTGIEMFNKSLDSGNAGDNAGILLRGIKKEDVERGQVLAKPGSITPHTEFESEVYVLTKEEGGRHTPFFKGYKPQFYIRTTDVTGDVTLPEGSEMVMPGDTVKLKVKLLAPVAMEEGMRFAIREGGRTVGAGVATSIIK is encoded by the coding sequence ATGGCGGAGCAATTCAAGCGGGATAAGCCGCACGTGAATGTTGGAACTATCGGTCATGTCGACCACGGAAAGACAACTCTTACCGCGGCACTTTTGCATGTTCTGAGTCTGAAGGGTTTTGCAAAAGAGAAAAATGTCAATGAAATTGACAATGCTCCAGAAGAGAAAGCTCGCGGTATTACGATTGCTACCTCACACTGCGAGTATGAATCCGAGGCGCGTCACTATGCACACGTGGACTGTCCGGGACATGCTGACTATATCAAGAACATGATTACGGGAGCCGCTCAGATGGATGGAGCGATTCTCGTGGTGTCTGCGACCGATGGTCCGATGCCACAGACTCGTGAGCACATCCTTTTGGCTCGCTATGTTAATGTTCCTGCCATTGTGGTCTTCCTCAATAAGGTAGACATGGTGGATGATCCAGAACTTGTTGATCTCGTTGAAGCAGAAGTCCGGGAATTGCTTTCGAAGTATGAATTTGATGGAGACAATGCTATTGTGGTTCGCGGAAGCGCGCTCAAAGCACTCGAGTCGAAGTCTGTTGATGATGCCGATGCAAAGCCGATTCTTGATCTTGTTGCAGCACTTGATTCGAAAATTCCAGCGCCAACACGCGATATGGACAAGGCGCTTCTCATGCCAATCGAAGATATCTTTTCCATTGAAGGTCGCGGCACGGTAGTCACTGGTCGTATCGAACGTGGTTCCGTCAAGATAAACGAGGAAGTTGAAATCGTTGGAATTCGCCCAACAGTGAAGACTGTCGTGACGGGTATCGAAATGTTCAATAAATCACTCGATAGCGGAAACGCTGGCGACAATGCCGGAATTCTTCTTCGAGGTATCAAGAAAGAAGATGTCGAACGTGGTCAGGTTTTGGCAAAGCCAGGCTCCATAACCCCGCATACAGAGTTTGAGAGCGAAGTGTATGTCCTGACCAAAGAAGAAGGCGGGCGACACACACCTTTCTTTAAGGGCTACAAACCTCAGTTCTATATCCGAACAACCGACGTGACTGGCGATGTCACGCTTCCAGAAGGTTCTGAAATGGTGATGCCTGGTGATACAGTGAAGCTCAAAGTGAAGCTTCTTGCTCCAGTCGCCATGGAAGAAGGAATGCGCTTCGCTATTCGTGAGGGTGGACGAACGGTTGGTGCTGGTGTGGCAACTTCTATTATCAAGTAG
- the rpsQ gene encoding 30S ribosomal protein S17, whose translation MTKKSLQSEISQSAKAPVFRGTVVSDRMEKTIVVSVETLKTHPKYRKKYRSTRRYQVHDPEKKHVVGDTVEFRECPPVSRHKRHEVIVSEK comes from the coding sequence ATGACGAAGAAATCCCTACAATCTGAAATCTCTCAATCGGCGAAAGCACCAGTATTTCGAGGTACGGTCGTGAGTGATCGAATGGAGAAAACTATCGTTGTCTCTGTAGAGACGCTCAAGACGCACCCGAAATATCGGAAGAAGTACCGATCAACGAGACGATATCAGGTACATGATCCGGAGAAAAAGCATGTGGTTGGAGATACGGTGGAGTTTCGCGAGTGTCCGCCAGTTAGTCGGCACAAGCGGCACGAAGTGATTGTCTCGGAGAAGTAA
- the rpsJ gene encoding 30S ribosomal protein S10: MKKSEPVGALNRVRIKIKAYDHKVIDQTARKIVETAERTGARVAGPVPLPTETHRVTVNRSSFVHKDARDQYEMRVHKRVVDILEPTAKTIDHLTNLDLPAGVDIEIKM, translated from the coding sequence ATGAAGAAGTCGGAACCGGTTGGAGCACTCAATCGAGTGAGAATCAAGATTAAGGCATACGATCACAAAGTGATTGATCAGACGGCTCGGAAAATCGTCGAGACGGCGGAGCGGACAGGGGCTCGGGTAGCTGGTCCAGTGCCTTTGCCGACTGAGACACATCGGGTGACAGTGAACCGATCTTCGTTTGTGCATAAAGATGCGCGAGATCAGTATGAAATGCGCGTTCATAAAAGGGTAGTAGACATCCTCGAGCCAACGGCAAAAACCATAGATCATCTGACGAATCTTGATCTTCCGGCGGGGGTGGATATTGAAATAAAAATGTAA
- the rpsC gene encoding 30S ribosomal protein S3 gives MGHKANPIGMRIGITTSWKSRWFGGKLYQRHLREDILIREFVMKEWKAAGISSVEIERSSGTIRLIIRTARPGVLIGRGGTGIEDVTRTLKHRFFPGRRIDLKLDVQEVKHFEESAVLVAGQVAEQLERRLPFRRVLKGTLDQVEKSHAIRGVKIEISGRLGGAEMSRREWLSRGTLPLHTLRADIDFASATARTTYGAIGVKVWLYRGEKFSSD, from the coding sequence ATGGGACATAAAGCAAATCCAATCGGCATGAGAATCGGCATTACGACTTCATGGAAGTCGCGATGGTTCGGTGGCAAGCTGTATCAAAGGCACCTTCGTGAGGATATCCTCATTCGAGAGTTTGTCATGAAGGAATGGAAGGCTGCAGGGATTTCCAGTGTCGAAATTGAACGCTCGTCTGGAACGATTCGACTTATCATTCGAACAGCTCGTCCGGGTGTCTTAATTGGTCGCGGAGGGACAGGTATTGAGGATGTCACTCGGACACTCAAGCACCGATTCTTTCCCGGTCGTCGTATTGACTTGAAGCTCGACGTGCAGGAGGTGAAACATTTTGAGGAAAGTGCAGTGCTTGTTGCTGGACAGGTAGCGGAACAGCTTGAGAGACGCTTGCCGTTTCGCCGTGTTCTCAAGGGAACACTTGATCAGGTGGAGAAGAGTCACGCGATTCGCGGAGTAAAGATTGAAATATCCGGACGATTGGGTGGCGCGGAAATGTCACGAAGAGAATGGCTTTCTCGAGGGACGCTCCCACTGCATACGCTTCGAGCTGACATTGACTTTGCTTCAGCGACAGCTCGGACGACCTATGGAGCGATTGGCGTGAAGGTATGGTTGTATCGAGGAGAGAAATTCAGTAGCGATTAG
- the rpmC gene encoding 50S ribosomal protein L29, translated as MNIAEIREKSRKDIEEALLESREALRVVRFGIAEREVKNHQEHRRLRREIARMLTVLSERI; from the coding sequence ATGAATATCGCTGAAATACGGGAAAAAAGCCGAAAAGATATCGAGGAGGCACTCTTGGAAAGTCGGGAGGCACTTCGAGTTGTTCGATTTGGGATAGCTGAGCGTGAAGTGAAGAATCATCAGGAACACCGACGACTCCGTCGGGAAATTGCGCGAATGCTGACCGTGCTCAGCGAACGGATATAA
- a CDS encoding helix-turn-helix domain-containing protein encodes MLGNGFTRKKVGSLTLGEKLQKIRAEYRVNLADVVRETGIRREYLEYLERGEYTKLPADVYIRGFLRSYARFLGVDPKALVRLYERERSIAKNLGKEPEKALSATAKPSRKFSFFVVTPKVMIGSVVAVCVFGIALYLYQEYRTFVSEPYLVLLEPSNGQTVSSDESTVVGKTDKDAKLFLNNQPVFVDESGGFRERVRLQPGVNTVTVKVVNRFEKERVETVSVIANYDVPESPDQPSSEGSEAPRVPKLVLSTNEKKPVSILVRSDGRELYKGDLLTGETKEFECERGCTVDSTSGSGTLASWDGGEAKPIAEKSGTIVGVDFSLAPEKQE; translated from the coding sequence ATGCTTGGGAATGGATTTACTCGCAAGAAAGTCGGGTCGCTCACGCTCGGCGAGAAACTTCAAAAAATACGCGCGGAGTATCGAGTGAATCTTGCGGATGTGGTTCGCGAGACGGGTATTCGTCGAGAATATCTCGAGTATCTTGAGCGTGGAGAATATACCAAATTGCCCGCGGATGTGTACATTCGCGGATTTTTGCGTAGTTACGCGCGGTTTCTCGGGGTTGATCCCAAGGCGCTCGTTCGTCTCTATGAACGGGAGCGGAGCATTGCTAAGAATCTTGGCAAAGAGCCTGAGAAGGCGCTTTCCGCGACTGCTAAGCCATCTCGGAAATTTTCGTTCTTTGTTGTCACGCCAAAGGTGATGATTGGGAGTGTTGTTGCTGTATGTGTGTTTGGCATTGCGCTCTATCTCTATCAGGAATACCGCACATTTGTCTCGGAACCCTATCTGGTACTTTTGGAACCATCGAATGGGCAGACGGTTTCGAGTGATGAGAGCACCGTGGTCGGGAAGACAGACAAAGACGCAAAGCTCTTTTTGAATAATCAGCCGGTATTTGTGGATGAGTCAGGGGGATTTCGAGAACGAGTGCGCCTCCAGCCGGGAGTGAATACTGTCACCGTGAAAGTGGTGAATCGCTTTGAAAAAGAGCGTGTGGAGACGGTTTCGGTAATTGCCAACTATGATGTGCCAGAAAGCCCAGATCAGCCATCGTCAGAGGGGTCTGAGGCACCTCGAGTGCCAAAGCTGGTTCTCTCGACGAATGAGAAGAAGCCCGTGTCGATACTGGTTCGCTCCGATGGGCGCGAACTCTACAAGGGCGACCTCTTGACGGGGGAGACGAAAGAATTTGAATGCGAACGGGGCTGTACGGTAGACTCGACATCTGGCTCGGGGACGCTTGCGAGTTGGGATGGTGGTGAGGCAAAGCCGATAGCAGAGAAGTCGGGGACAATTGTCGGCGTCGACTTCTCGCTTGCGCCGGAAAAGCAGGAATGA
- a CDS encoding nucleoside 2-deoxyribosyltransferase gives MKIYFAGSIRGGRGDKDLYLQLIQHLAKHGKVLTEHVGDGNLTEIGEDGPNDEYIYERDMDWVRQSDVVIAEVSTPSLGVGYEIGKAEDMNIKMLCLYRNQQNKRLSAMISGNPNVKIARYETFEDAVSHIDSFFESLK, from the coding sequence ATGAAAATATATTTTGCTGGTTCAATTCGTGGCGGAAGAGGTGATAAAGATTTATATCTTCAGCTAATCCAACACCTCGCTAAACATGGTAAAGTTTTAACTGAACATGTCGGCGATGGAAACCTAACAGAGATCGGTGAAGACGGCCCCAATGACGAATATATCTACGAGCGTGATATGGATTGGGTTCGCCAATCAGATGTTGTTATTGCCGAAGTTTCCACACCATCGCTCGGTGTTGGATACGAAATCGGAAAAGCTGAGGATATGAACATAAAAATGTTGTGTCTTTATAGGAATCAGCAAAATAAAAGATTATCTGCAATGATTAGTGGAAATCCAAACGTAAAAATTGCAAGATATGAAACTTTTGAAGATGCAGTTTCTCATATTGATAGTTTCTTTGAATCATTGAAGTAG
- the rplV gene encoding 50S ribosomal protein L22, with protein sequence MNIEAHLNNLRISPRKVLMVAKMLKGLPAQEAIVQLDRELRRAALPLEKLITSAIANAEHNFQAIPENLIVSKVTVGEGRKLKRWMPRAQGRATPIWKRMSRVHIVLREVDPELRAATSKGKTPHAKRDMSEPAQEKASKTKSFSDSHRSGNIKKTSGTRSSRSIFHRKAV encoded by the coding sequence ATGAACATAGAGGCACATCTCAACAATTTGCGTATTTCCCCTCGGAAAGTTCTCATGGTAGCCAAGATGCTCAAGGGTCTTCCGGCGCAAGAGGCAATCGTTCAGCTTGATCGCGAACTTCGACGTGCGGCACTTCCGCTTGAAAAGTTGATCACGAGCGCTATTGCCAATGCCGAGCATAATTTTCAGGCAATTCCCGAGAATTTGATTGTGTCAAAAGTGACCGTCGGGGAGGGGCGAAAGCTAAAGCGGTGGATGCCTCGCGCGCAGGGGCGTGCGACACCGATTTGGAAGCGGATGTCTCGAGTGCATATCGTGCTTAGAGAGGTGGACCCGGAGTTGCGAGCTGCTACTTCTAAAGGGAAGACGCCTCATGCAAAGAGAGATATGTCTGAACCAGCGCAGGAGAAAGCATCAAAGACCAAATCTTTTTCCGATTCACATCGTTCTGGAAATATAAAGAAAACGTCTGGCACGCGATCATCCCGGTCTATCTTTCACCGAAAAGCTGTCTAG
- the rplN gene encoding 50S ribosomal protein L14 translates to MIQAETQLKVADNSGAIVIECFKVLGGSKRRYAALGDIIVASVKSSQPRGMVKKGDKVKAVIVRQKDTYRRADNSCIRFDENAAVILEGTEPKGSRVFGPIAREVRDRGFAKIVSLAPEVL, encoded by the coding sequence ATGATTCAGGCGGAAACACAACTGAAAGTGGCGGACAATAGCGGAGCGATTGTGATCGAATGCTTCAAAGTGCTTGGAGGGAGCAAGCGTCGATATGCAGCGCTTGGCGATATCATCGTTGCGTCAGTAAAGTCGTCTCAGCCGAGAGGTATGGTGAAGAAGGGTGATAAGGTAAAAGCGGTTATTGTTCGCCAAAAAGACACCTATCGTCGTGCTGACAATTCCTGTATTCGGTTTGATGAAAATGCCGCTGTGATTCTCGAAGGAACAGAGCCAAAAGGATCGCGAGTTTTTGGGCCAATTGCTCGAGAAGTGCGTGACCGTGGCTTTGCGAAAATTGTTTCTCTTGCTCCGGAAGTTTTGTAA
- the rpsS gene encoding 30S ribosomal protein S19 — MSRSLKKGPYIDERVLQKVRNRKPGDTSPIKTWSRACVITPEMIGVTFGVHNGKEFPQVYVTEDMVGHRLGEFSLTRKFTRHGGKMQKEIETASKQKDAGAAAGASSGGKKK; from the coding sequence ATGTCTCGAAGTCTCAAAAAAGGTCCCTACATCGATGAACGAGTTCTCCAGAAGGTGAGAAATCGGAAGCCTGGCGATACGAGTCCTATAAAGACCTGGTCGCGAGCATGTGTCATTACTCCTGAAATGATTGGTGTGACCTTTGGTGTTCACAATGGGAAGGAATTTCCACAGGTGTATGTGACGGAAGATATGGTGGGTCATCGTTTGGGGGAATTCTCATTGACTCGAAAATTCACACGCCACGGCGGAAAGATGCAAAAAGAAATAGAGACTGCTTCCAAGCAAAAGGATGCTGGTGCGGCAGCAGGAGCTTCATCTGGTGGAAAGAAGAAATAA
- a CDS encoding YdeI/OmpD-associated family protein, producing the protein MGKNDIETSVVHKIPSDLNEVLTSRSDVLEKWNKLTPLARNEWICWVTIVKKQETRKEHLVRLQEDILKGKKRPCCWPGCPHRRESAKKWFK; encoded by the coding sequence ATGGGTAAAAACGATATTGAAACTAGCGTTGTTCACAAGATACCTTCTGACCTAAACGAAGTCTTGACTTCTCGTTCAGACGTGCTTGAAAAATGGAACAAACTCACCCCATTGGCACGCAATGAGTGGATATGCTGGGTGACCATTGTCAAAAAACAAGAAACACGTAAAGAACATCTGGTTCGTTTGCAAGAGGATATTCTGAAAGGGAAAAAGCGACCCTGTTGTTGGCCGGGGTGTCCGCATCGCAGAGAAAGTGCGAAAAAGTGGTTTAAGTAA
- a CDS encoding SRPBCC family protein — protein MKITVQTTISADKKKVWDLYTNPKHIVNWNFASEDWCCPSAENDLQVGGKYKARMEAKDKSFGFDFEATYSEVVEGERFSSTLEDGREVNVSFENLDGQTKVVVVFDAEKENSEEKQRSGWQSILDNFRSYAEREKNG, from the coding sequence ATGAAAATTACAGTTCAAACAACGATATCAGCAGACAAAAAGAAGGTTTGGGATCTTTATACAAATCCTAAGCATATTGTAAATTGGAATTTTGCATCAGAAGACTGGTGTTGTCCGAGTGCGGAAAATGATCTACAGGTTGGCGGGAAATACAAGGCACGAATGGAAGCAAAGGACAAAAGTTTTGGTTTTGATTTTGAAGCAACCTACAGTGAAGTTGTCGAGGGTGAAAGATTTTCATCCACTCTGGAAGATGGAAGAGAAGTAAATGTTTCTTTTGAAAACCTCGATGGTCAAACCAAGGTAGTAGTCGTTTTTGATGCAGAAAAAGAAAATTCTGAAGAAAAACAAAGAAGTGGTTGGCAATCAATACTGGATAATTTTCGGTCTTATGCTGAAAGAGAAAAAAATGGGTAA
- the rplD gene encoding 50S ribosomal protein L4 — protein sequence MQHVNLMTTLPVYNLEGKEVSSIELDERVFALPKNDALLHEVYVSLSANERGVYAHTKGRGERKGSGKKPWKQKHTGRARAGSVRSPLWRKGGVVFGPKKDRNFSKKINRKVRQKAIKIALSEKVRSGTLRIVDSFLLSEWKTKRVAAALSALSVSGKSAVIAFSQGEVGIDRASHNISKVSSFPIHTLNTKELLDHQFLLLSTTAIADLEKRCIETVS from the coding sequence ATGCAGCATGTGAATCTTATGACAACACTTCCAGTCTACAATCTTGAAGGGAAAGAGGTGAGCTCGATTGAGCTCGATGAACGCGTGTTTGCGCTTCCTAAAAATGATGCACTTCTTCACGAAGTCTATGTCTCTTTGTCGGCGAATGAGCGAGGGGTGTATGCGCATACCAAGGGGCGTGGCGAGCGGAAGGGTTCAGGGAAGAAGCCGTGGAAGCAGAAACATACGGGTCGCGCACGCGCAGGAAGCGTTCGAAGTCCTCTGTGGAGGAAGGGTGGCGTTGTTTTTGGACCGAAGAAAGATCGAAATTTTTCAAAGAAGATAAATCGTAAGGTTCGTCAGAAAGCAATAAAGATTGCATTGAGCGAGAAGGTTCGTAGCGGCACTCTCCGTATCGTTGATTCGTTCCTGCTTTCTGAATGGAAGACAAAGCGCGTTGCTGCGGCTCTATCGGCACTTTCCGTGTCAGGAAAGAGCGCGGTAATTGCATTTTCTCAGGGAGAGGTGGGCATTGATCGGGCAAGTCACAATATTTCAAAAGTTTCATCGTTCCCAATTCATACGCTGAATACGAAAGAGCTCTTGGACCATCAGTTTCTTCTTTTGAGCACGACTGCTATTGCTGATCTTGAGAAGCGCTGTATTGAAACAGTTTCATAA
- the rplC gene encoding 50S ribosomal protein L3 produces the protein MKFLLGKKLGMTTIHDPEKGARNVTLIECDTNTVTLARSIKRDGYVALQVEMLKTRRKNAQREFRLDKKLSETESSALVESFPIGAVLPMDIFTVGERVSVSGITKAKGFQGVVKRHGFKGAPKTHGHKHDLRAHGSIGATFPQHVIKGMRMAGRMGGVRSTTKNLSVSYVDPEKRLIGLRGAVPGSRGSVIEIRSAK, from the coding sequence ATGAAATTTCTTCTGGGGAAAAAACTCGGCATGACGACTATCCATGATCCGGAAAAGGGTGCGCGGAATGTCACGCTTATTGAATGTGACACTAATACCGTAACTTTGGCGCGCAGTATTAAACGTGATGGATATGTGGCGCTTCAGGTGGAGATGCTGAAGACACGACGTAAGAATGCCCAGCGAGAGTTTCGTCTTGATAAGAAGCTTTCTGAGACGGAATCATCTGCTTTGGTGGAGTCATTTCCGATTGGTGCCGTGTTGCCGATGGATATCTTTACAGTCGGAGAACGTGTTTCTGTTTCTGGTATCACAAAAGCAAAAGGCTTTCAGGGTGTTGTGAAGCGGCATGGATTCAAAGGTGCACCAAAAACACACGGACATAAACACGATCTTCGTGCACATGGATCGATTGGAGCAACATTCCCACAGCATGTTATCAAGGGAATGCGTATGGCAGGGCGTATGGGAGGAGTTCGATCGACAACGAAGAATCTCTCAGTCTCCTATGTAGACCCAGAGAAACGGCTGATAGGACTCCGTGGAGCAGTTCCTGGCAGTCGGGGGAGTGTCATTGAAATACGGTCGGCTAAGTAA